In the genome of Leptospira congkakensis, one region contains:
- a CDS encoding class I SAM-dependent DNA methyltransferase, giving the protein MKLYSELAEYYFTIEEASRKFSEEILFLRDTFKRHKIHTVLDIGCGTGEHIKELQGMGFKPLGVDGSPRMLEIAKARFPHCQFELGKMESFVAKQPVDAVICLYGTFNYLINDDLVQNFLRNCHKNLKQAGLLVLEIWNADPIHRIKRKPITTVSNVRQGATSIRRNRGFRLTRADDVAIVEVNYVYNLNQKDLKDKHTMRVFHFPQVRNFLDDNKFDVLHVYSNYDGEKYIKTGARMLIVAKKRS; this is encoded by the coding sequence ATGAAACTCTATTCTGAATTGGCCGAATACTATTTTACCATCGAAGAAGCAAGCCGCAAGTTTTCGGAAGAAATCCTCTTCCTTCGGGATACCTTTAAGCGACATAAAATTCATACAGTTTTGGACATTGGTTGTGGGACAGGGGAACATATCAAAGAACTCCAAGGAATGGGTTTCAAACCACTTGGTGTCGACGGTTCCCCTCGAATGTTAGAGATTGCCAAAGCCCGATTTCCCCATTGCCAATTTGAACTTGGGAAAATGGAATCCTTTGTCGCCAAACAACCTGTAGACGCAGTGATTTGTTTGTATGGAACCTTCAACTATCTCATCAACGATGATTTGGTTCAAAATTTCTTGCGTAATTGTCATAAAAACTTAAAACAAGCTGGCCTTTTGGTTTTGGAAATTTGGAATGCAGATCCCATCCACCGTATCAAACGAAAACCCATCACAACTGTGAGTAATGTGCGTCAAGGTGCCACTTCGATTCGTAGAAATCGTGGCTTTCGATTAACAAGAGCAGATGATGTTGCCATCGTAGAAGTGAATTATGTGTATAATTTGAATCAGAAGGATTTGAAAGATAAACATACAATGCGAGTGTTTCATTTCCCACAAGTTCGAAATTTCTTAGACGATAATAAGTTTGATGTTCTCCATGTTTATAGCAACTATGATGGTGAAAAATATATAAAAACTGGCGCAAGGATGCTCATCGTAGCCAAAAAGAGGTCTTGA